The following are encoded together in the Drosophila ananassae strain 14024-0371.13 chromosome Y unlocalized genomic scaffold, ASM1763931v2 tig00000106, whole genome shotgun sequence genome:
- the LOC123258210 gene encoding uncharacterized protein LOC123258210: MRWIGQGCLRKKNCDIYYSCHPERHEFGCGFVVGARLRRRVSHFLPINERLATIRITAKFFNISLICAHAPTEEKDDVTKDAFYAELDRAYGRCPSHDIKILLGDFNAKVGREDIFGATVGQFSLHETTSSNGLRLIGFAAAHNMVVRSTGFRHLDIHKASWLSPDRLTRNQIDHVVIDARHASNVLDVRSCRGPNIDSDHYLVAAKIRTRLCVAKVARRGLLRKLDIGKLQSQRTRDAFSTQVTGLLSRATPTPEDISNMWALISHSLRTSAEEVIGFQRTPKRNPWYDQECRDATAAKDAAYGRTLQAGATRAVVEVYRSRRRDEKRLFRRKKREQERRECESIESSRDRNEARNFYQRVKRLTQGFKTGGVACKDDDGNLITDAEIVLRLWRDHFSSLLAGSGHDDYGEYDPQTPIYGTDVDVPTPSHAEVKDATQRLKNNKTAGADGLPAELFKAAGDMLVGSMHKLISKIWLTESMPDDWNHSMICPILKKGDATLRTNYRGISLLPVAYKVLTSVLCENLKPHAEALIGPYQCGFRPGKSTIDQIFTLRQILEKSYENQIDTYHLFVDYKAAFDSPRRDRLYAAMSELGIPAKLIRLCMMTLSNTISSVRVGNDQSETFYTKCGLRQGDSLSCMLFNILMESIIRKAGVHRTGTILTNRCVQLLGYADDIDIIGRTKRDVTAAFGAIEKESAKVGLAVNMDKTKFMVCSSRESRRLDSQLSAGSHSFESVKEFIYLGSAISSTNDVSLEIKRRITLANRCYFGLILLYGAECWTVVQSDAAALGVFERKILRKIFGPICVGDAYRTRWNHELYELYGDVDIVSRVKIQRLRWLGHIARMEEDAPARKVFDAVIVGKRRRGRPRIRWQDQVMEALSTSGVTNWRARAQDRKARPTTCRRGGYKLDGAQQFGTPYNCGRRNNNRQRKLTRITIDDGPTTSIIGYHLSTFERKAMSNDSVYLNLNYAVNKSPGIAASALINIMGHDHILSLPLLQRLNEHNLRLMQELRDDLSAGGFPKI, encoded by the exons ATGCGATGGATAGGACAAGGTTGCCTTAGGAAGAAGAACTGCGACATTTACTACAGCTGCCATCCAGAACGGCATGAATTTGGCTGTGGCTTCGTTGTAGGCGCCAGACTGCGGCGCCGGGTCTCTCACTTTCTGCCAATAAACGAGAGACTTGCAACGATCCGAATTACTGCCAAATTCTTCAACATCAGCCTGATATGTGCGCATGCCCCAACCGAAGAAAAGGACGATGTCACCAAGGATGCTTTCTATGCGGAGCTCGACCGGGCTTACGGACGCTGTCCTTCCCATGACATTAAGATCCTCCTTGGGGATTTTAATGCCAAGGTAGGGCGAGAAGACATCTTTGGTGCCACCGTCGGGCAATTTAGTCTACACGAGACCACCTCGAGCAATGGTCTCAGATTAATAGGCTTTGCTGCAGCGCATAATATGGTAGTTCGTAGTACTGGGTTTCGTCATTTGGACATACACAAGGCATCATGGCTCTCTCCTGATCGACTGACCAGAAATCAGATCGATCATGTTGTGATCGATGCAAGGCATGCATCTAACGTACTCGACGTGCGATCCTGTCGGGGTCCCAACATCGACTCCGACCATTATCTTGTTGCAGCTAAGATTCGCACACGGCTATGTGTTGCGAAGGTTGCACGTCGAGGACTGTTGAGAAAGCTGGACATCGGGAAGCTGCAATCACAACGGACAAGGGATGCATTCTCCACTCAAGTCACAGGCCTACTGAGCCGAGCAACTCCAACACCTGAAGACATCAGCAATATGTGGGCACTCATATCCCACTCCCTGCGAACTTCTGCAGAAGAGGTCATCGGATTCCAACGTaccccaaagaggaatccatggTACGACCAGGAGTGTCGCGACGCAACAGCTGCAAAAGACGCCGCCTACGGAAGAACACTGCAAGCTGGGGCCACAAGGGCTGTTGTCGAGGTCTACAGGTCAAGGAGGAGAGATGAGAAACGCCTCTTCAGACGCAAGAAGAGAGAACAGGAGAGGCGTGAGTGTGAGAGCATTGAGAGCAGCAGAGACCGGAATGAAGCTCGTAACTTCTACCAGAGGGTTAAGCGTCTGACCCAAGGTTTTAAGACTGGAGGAGTTGCGTGCAAGGACGATGACGGAAACCTAATCACAGATGCAGAGATTGTGCTGAGGTTATGGAGGGATCACTTCTCAAGTCTATTAGCTGGCTCTGGCCATGATGACTATGGAGAGTATGATCCACAAACCCCAATCTATGGTACTGATGTGGACGTACCGACCCCAAGCCATGCCGAAGTCAAGGATGCAACCCAACgacttaaaaacaataaaaccgCAGGTGCTGACGGCCTGCCGGCTGAATTGTTTAAGGCTGCTGGTGATATGTTGGTAGGGAGCATGCACAAACTAATCAGCAAGATATGGCTTACGGAGAGCATGCCCGACGATTGGAACCACAGCATGATCTGTCCTATCCTGAAGAAGGGTGATGCCACATTGCGCACCAATTACCGTGGCATTAGTCTTCTTCCAGTCGCATACAAGGTCCTTACGAGCGTACTGTGTGAAAACCTGAAACCCCATGCCGAAGCACTGATTGGACCTTATCAGTGCGGGTTCAGGCCTGGCAAATCCACTATTGACCAGATTTTCACCTTGCGCCAAATCCTGGAGAAGTCCTACGAAAATCAGATCGACACATATCACCTCTTCGTCGATTACAAGGCAGCATTCGATAGTCCCCGGCGAGATCGCCTATATGCCGCCATGTCTGAGCTTGGTATACCAGCAAAGCTAATACGGCTTTGCATGATGACATTGAGCAACACCATCAGCTCTGTCAGGGTAGGAAATGACCAATCTGAAACCTTTTATACCAAGTGTGGTCTCAGACAAGGCGACTCGCTGTCTTGTATGCTCTTCAACATTCTAATGGAGAGTATTATAAGGAAGGCTGGTGTGCATCGGACGGGCACTATTCTAACAAACAGATGTGTCCAACTCCTTGGCTACGCTGATGATATTGATATCATTGGCCGAACCAAGCGTGATGTTACAGCAGCCTTCGGGGCTATTGAAAAAGAGTCAGCTAAAGTAGGACTGGCAGTTAACATGGATAAGACAAAGTTTATGGTGTGCTCTAGCAGGGAATCGCGGCGTCTTGATTCCCAGCTATCTGCAGGAAGCCATAGCTTTGAGTCCGTGAAGGAATTCATTTACCTTGGATCTGCAATATCTAGCACAAATGATGTCAGCCTGGAGATTAAGCGGAGAATCACACTTGCCAACAGGTGCTACTTTGGGCTCA TACTCTTATATGGTGCGGAGTGCTGGACAGTGGTGCAATCCGATGCAGCTGCTCTTGGAGTGTTCGAGAGAAAGATTCTCCGCAAAATCTTTGGTCCAATCTGCGTTGGCGATGCTTATCGCACCAGATGGAACCACGAGCTGTATGAGCTGTACGGGGATGTTGATATAGTAAGCCGAGTCAAAATTCAAAGACTCCGCTGGCTGGGTCACATCGCCCGTATGGAAGAAGACGCTCCGGCTCGTAAGGTATTTGATGCGGTAATCGTCGGAAAACGGAGGAGAGGACGACCCCGGATACGTTGGCAGGACCAGGTGATGGAAGCCCTGTCTACATCTGGTGTTACCAACTGGCGAGCGCGGGCCCAGGACAGGAAAGC gcGTCCCACGACATGTAGGCGGGGCGGCTACAAGCTGGACGGGGCCCAGCAATTTGGAACCCCTTACAATTGCGGTCGACGGAATAATAATCGTCAACGAAAATTAACGAGGATTACTATCGATGACGGTCCCACAACATCTATAATAGGGTACCACCTTAGTACTTTCGAGAGGAAGGCGATGAGCAACGACTCCGTGTATCTGAACCTCAACTACGCTGTGAATAAGAGCCCGGGTATTGCGGCCTCCGCTCTAATTAACATCATGGGACACGATCACATACTAAGTTTGCCACTACTACAGCGGTTGAACGAGCATAACCTGCGTTTGATGCAGGAGCTCAGAGATGACTTGTCGGCCGGAGGATTCCCGAAGATTTGA